A genomic stretch from Zeimonas sediminis includes:
- a CDS encoding CaiB/BaiF CoA transferase family protein translates to MARPLEGITVVALEHAIAAPFCTRQLAELGARVVKVERPGTGDFARAYDQRVRGLSSHFVWTNRSKESLALDLKHPEAASVLARLLERADVLVQNLAPGAAARMGLSFEALHPKHPRLIVCDISGYGADGPYRDKKAYDLLIQSESGFLSVTGTADEPAKAGCSVADIAAGMYAYSSILAALIERGRTGLGKRIDISMLEAMVEWMGFPLYYAFDSAEPPPRAGAAHATIYPYGPFPTGDGRSVMLGLQNEREWQVFCDKVLGQPALASDPRFDTNARRNAARAELRAIIVAAFAGLDAEALVARLEAAGIANARVNTMADVWAHPQLAARDRWTQVGTPAGPVAALLPPGTSASDPPRIDEVPALGAHTGAILSELGLDAAAMERLRADGAI, encoded by the coding sequence ATGGCGCGCCCGCTCGAAGGCATCACCGTCGTCGCGCTCGAGCACGCGATCGCGGCGCCGTTCTGCACCCGCCAGCTCGCCGAGCTCGGCGCCCGGGTCGTCAAGGTCGAGAGACCGGGCACCGGCGACTTCGCGCGGGCCTACGACCAGCGGGTGCGCGGCCTGTCCTCGCACTTCGTCTGGACGAACCGCTCGAAGGAGAGCCTCGCGCTCGACCTGAAGCACCCGGAAGCGGCGTCGGTCCTCGCGAGGCTGCTCGAGCGCGCCGACGTGCTGGTGCAGAACCTCGCGCCGGGCGCTGCCGCGCGCATGGGCCTGTCCTTCGAGGCGCTGCACCCGAAGCACCCGCGGCTGATCGTCTGCGACATCTCGGGCTACGGCGCCGACGGGCCCTACCGCGACAAGAAGGCCTACGACCTGCTGATCCAGAGCGAGTCCGGCTTCCTGTCGGTGACCGGCACGGCCGACGAGCCGGCGAAGGCCGGCTGCTCGGTGGCCGACATCGCCGCCGGCATGTACGCGTACAGCAGCATCCTCGCCGCGCTGATCGAGCGCGGCCGCACCGGCCTGGGCAAGCGCATCGACATCTCGATGCTCGAGGCGATGGTCGAATGGATGGGCTTTCCGCTCTACTACGCCTTCGACAGCGCCGAGCCGCCGCCGCGCGCCGGCGCAGCGCACGCCACGATCTATCCGTACGGCCCCTTCCCGACCGGGGACGGCCGCTCGGTGATGCTGGGGCTGCAGAACGAGCGCGAGTGGCAGGTGTTCTGCGACAAGGTGCTCGGCCAGCCGGCGCTGGCCTCGGACCCCCGCTTCGACACGAACGCCCGGCGCAACGCGGCACGGGCCGAGCTGCGCGCGATCATCGTGGCGGCCTTCGCCGGGCTGGACGCCGAGGCGCTGGTGGCCAGGCTCGAGGCCGCCGGCATCGCCAACGCGCGGGTCAACACGATGGCCGACGTCTGGGCGCACCCGCAGCTCGCGGCCCGCGACCGCTGGACCCAGGTCGGCACGCCGGCCGGCCCGGTCGCGGCGCTGCTGCCGCCCGGCACCAGCGCGTCCGACCCGCCGCGGATCGACGAGGTGCCGGCGCTGGGCGCGCACACCGGCGCGATCCTCTCGGAGCTGGGCCTCGACGCGGCGGCGATGGAGCGCCTGCGCGCGGACGGCGCGATCTGA
- a CDS encoding TRAP transporter small permease encodes MDRCESFLLAALLSLMTLITFAQVVARYVFNYSFVWALELTTFLFGGLIFFGISYGVRVGAHIGVDALVRLLSERAARRVALVAAALCVVYAGIVFVGGWIYVGKMYDIGILAQDLPIPQWVPKLVLPVGFAMLLLRFGEVLWRIATGRSSSLLGNEAEDALRLRADADGEPEPEAGAEGARQDAGSGDRA; translated from the coding sequence GTGGATCGCTGCGAGAGCTTCCTGCTCGCGGCGCTGCTGTCGCTGATGACACTGATCACCTTCGCCCAGGTGGTCGCGCGCTACGTCTTCAACTACAGCTTCGTCTGGGCCCTGGAGCTCACGACCTTCCTGTTCGGGGGGCTGATCTTCTTCGGCATCTCCTACGGGGTGCGGGTGGGCGCGCACATCGGCGTCGACGCGCTGGTCCGGCTGCTCTCCGAGCGGGCGGCCCGGCGCGTGGCGCTGGTGGCCGCGGCCCTCTGCGTGGTCTACGCAGGCATCGTCTTCGTCGGCGGCTGGATCTACGTCGGCAAGATGTACGACATCGGCATCCTCGCGCAGGACCTGCCGATCCCGCAGTGGGTGCCCAAGCTGGTGCTGCCGGTCGGCTTCGCGATGCTGTTGCTGCGCTTCGGCGAGGTGCTCTGGCGCATCGCGACCGGCCGCTCGAGCAGCCTGCTGGGCAACGAGGCCGAGGACGCGCTTCGGCTTCGCGCGGACGCCGACGGCGAGCCCGAGCCCGAGGCCGGGGCCGAAGGTGCGCGGCAAGACGCCGGATCGGGAGACCGCGCATGA
- a CDS encoding TRAP transporter large permease translates to MTTAALFAMLFVFMLIGMPVAVALGLSSLLTILLFGQDSLASLALKLYETSEHFTLLAIPFFILSGAFMTTGGVARRMIRFAIACVGHLRGGLAIAAVLACMLFAAVSGSSPATVVAVGSIVIAGMVRAGYPQPFAAGVVCNAGTLGILIPPSIVMVVYGAATETSVGKLFMAGVVPGILLGLLLAGAIYFRARMLGLPRQPKASLGEILESARDSIWGLLLIVIILGGIYGGLFTPTEAAAVAAVYAFLIAVFVYRDLRWPQVPAVLVDASKVTVMLMFIIANALLFAHVLTTERIPQAIAEQILAWGMPPWAFLIVVNILLLVAGAFMEPTGIILILAPILFPIATQLGIDPVHLGIIMVVNLEIGMVTPPVGLNLFVTAGITKMPIGAVIRAALPWLMVLFAFLALVTYVPQISLALPNMLF, encoded by the coding sequence ATGACGACCGCCGCCCTGTTCGCGATGCTGTTCGTGTTCATGCTGATCGGCATGCCGGTCGCGGTCGCGCTCGGCCTGTCGTCGCTGCTCACGATCCTGCTGTTCGGGCAGGACTCGCTCGCCTCGCTCGCGCTGAAGCTCTACGAGACCTCCGAGCACTTCACGCTGCTGGCGATCCCGTTCTTCATCCTGTCGGGCGCCTTCATGACCACCGGCGGCGTCGCGCGCCGGATGATCCGCTTCGCGATCGCCTGCGTGGGCCACCTGCGCGGCGGCCTGGCGATCGCGGCGGTGCTCGCCTGCATGCTGTTCGCCGCGGTGTCGGGCTCGTCGCCGGCCACCGTGGTGGCGGTCGGCTCGATCGTGATCGCCGGCATGGTGCGGGCCGGCTACCCGCAGCCCTTCGCGGCCGGCGTGGTCTGCAACGCCGGCACGCTGGGCATCCTGATTCCGCCGTCGATCGTGATGGTGGTCTACGGCGCGGCCACCGAGACCTCGGTCGGCAAGCTGTTCATGGCCGGGGTGGTGCCGGGCATCCTGCTGGGCCTGCTGCTGGCCGGCGCGATCTATTTCCGGGCGCGCATGCTCGGCCTGCCGCGCCAGCCGAAGGCCAGCCTGGGCGAGATCCTCGAATCGGCGCGCGACTCGATCTGGGGGCTTCTGCTGATCGTGATCATCCTGGGCGGGATCTACGGCGGCCTGTTCACGCCGACCGAGGCGGCCGCGGTCGCGGCGGTCTACGCCTTCCTGATCGCGGTGTTCGTGTACCGCGACCTGCGCTGGCCGCAGGTGCCGGCCGTGCTGGTCGACGCGTCGAAGGTCACGGTGATGCTGATGTTCATCATCGCCAACGCGCTGCTGTTCGCGCACGTGCTGACCACCGAGCGCATCCCGCAGGCGATCGCCGAGCAGATCCTCGCCTGGGGCATGCCGCCCTGGGCCTTCCTGATCGTCGTGAACATCCTGCTGCTGGTGGCCGGCGCCTTCATGGAGCCGACCGGCATCATCCTGATCCTGGCGCCGATCCTGTTCCCGATCGCCACGCAGCTGGGCATCGACCCGGTCCACCTCGGCATCATCATGGTGGTGAACCTGGAGATCGGCATGGTCACGCCGCCGGTAGGGCTGAACCTGTTCGTGACCGCCGGCATCACGAAGATGCCGATCGGCGCGGTGATCCGCGCCGCGCTGCCCTGGCTGATGGTGCTGTTCGCCTTCCTGGCGCTGGTCACCTACGTGCCGCAGATCTCGCTGGCGCTGCCGAACATGTTGTTCTGA
- a CDS encoding TRAP transporter substrate-binding protein: MKLVAAILSGAFALGLSASALAQPMVIKFSHVVAESTPKGQGALKFKEVAEKLLPGKVEVQVFPSSQLFGDGKEMEALLLGDVQFIAPSLSKFDRYTKKIQVFDLPFLFQDLAAVDSFQQSAEGKALLDVMRNRGLQGLAYWHNGMKQLSTNKDKLQRPEDVKGLKFRIQASDVLEAQFRALGANPQKMAFAEVYQALQTGVVDGQENTWSNIYSQKFHEVQKTIANTNHGIIDYMVVTNAKWWDGLPADVRDGLKKAMAEATAHANKLANELNERDLKRIQEAGKAKIQTLSKEDLAAWQKAMEPVWKKFEGGIGADLIQAALKHNK; the protein is encoded by the coding sequence ATGAAGCTCGTCGCAGCAATCCTGTCCGGCGCATTCGCGCTCGGCCTGTCGGCATCGGCCCTCGCGCAGCCGATGGTGATCAAGTTCAGCCACGTGGTGGCCGAGTCCACGCCCAAGGGGCAGGGCGCTCTGAAGTTCAAGGAAGTGGCCGAGAAGCTGCTCCCCGGCAAGGTCGAGGTGCAGGTCTTCCCGAGCTCGCAGCTGTTCGGCGACGGCAAGGAGATGGAGGCGCTGCTGCTCGGCGACGTGCAGTTCATCGCGCCCTCGCTGTCGAAGTTCGACCGCTACACGAAGAAGATCCAGGTCTTCGACCTGCCCTTCCTGTTCCAGGACCTCGCAGCCGTCGACAGCTTCCAGCAGAGCGCCGAGGGCAAGGCGCTGCTCGACGTGATGCGCAACCGCGGGCTGCAGGGCCTGGCCTACTGGCACAACGGCATGAAGCAGCTGTCCACGAACAAGGACAAGCTGCAGCGCCCCGAAGACGTGAAGGGCCTGAAGTTCCGCATCCAGGCCTCGGACGTGCTCGAGGCGCAGTTCCGGGCGCTGGGCGCCAATCCGCAGAAGATGGCCTTCGCCGAGGTCTACCAGGCGCTGCAGACCGGCGTGGTCGACGGCCAGGAGAACACCTGGTCGAACATCTACTCGCAGAAGTTCCACGAGGTCCAGAAGACGATCGCCAACACCAACCACGGCATCATCGACTACATGGTGGTCACCAACGCCAAGTGGTGGGACGGCCTGCCGGCCGACGTGCGCGACGGCCTCAAGAAGGCGATGGCCGAGGCCACCGCCCACGCCAACAAGCTGGCCAACGAGCTGAACGAGCGCGACCTCAAGCGCATCCAGGAGGCCGGCAAGGCGAAGATCCAGACGCTGTCGAAGGAAGACCTCGCGGCCTGGCAGAAGGCGATGGAGCCGGTCTGGAAGAAGTTCGAAGGCGGCATCGGCGCCGACCTGATCCAGGCCGCGCTCAAGCACAACAAGTAA